The nucleotide window AGCGTGGCCAGCGGCGCGATGCGGCGGCAGCCGCGGGCAGCCTCGAGGAACTGGTTGTTGGCCCGCTCCAAGTCCTGGCGGAACAGGGTGCTGAAGTCGCCCGTGTAAGCCGTCTGGATGCCGGCCGCGCCCAGCAGGTCGTCCAGCTCCTGCGGCGTGACCCAGGGGCCGTCGTAGTACGGCCACTGTCCGACGAAGCAGAAGTGCTCCACGGAAGAGTCGGGCAGCCCCTCCAGTGGGCGCAGCGGCCCGGCCGGGCCCGGAGGCACTTCTTCGAGGCCGAAAACCCGGGCGGCGTTGCCGCCGAGGACGAGCTTCCTGGCTGCGTCCGGAATGTCCGCGAACACGACCTTGGCCATCTGACTGGCCTGCGAGCGGCCGATCAGGTCGCTGCCGAACAGGACGCGTTCGGCGCCAAGGTCGGCCACGAGCGAGTCCACGAGCATGCGCTCCGGGTAATAGCCGCAGCAGTCCACGTGCGCGTTCGGCAGGCGGTCGCGCAGGACGCCCAGGCTGTGGCGCCAGTTGCCGCCGGCATGGGCGGCGATCACCTGCGTGTCCGGACAAGCCTCGGCCAGATACGCGAAATCCGTGATCGTGATGTTTCCGGGCGGGTTGCCGCCCGTCGCCTGAAACGTGTGCATCAGAACGGGCAGGCCACGCCGGCCCGCCTCGCGGATGACCCGAACGGCGTTGTCGAAGCTCCCGGCAGCGTCCTGAAACGAGTTCAGGATCTTCACGCCGATGGCGCCCAGGTCGTTGACGCAGCGATCCAGCTCATCGCGCCAGCGCGGATCCTGGGGGCTGAGGTAGGCCAGGAAGCGGCCCAGCCCGTTCGAGTCCTCAACGAACTTCGCCGCGATGTCGTTGGCCCGGGCGACGACGTCGGACTCCGGATAGGCGGCGGCGCTGCCGCCGAGGGAGACGAGCGCAACCGAGACGCCGTTGACGCGGCACTGGCGCGTGATCTCCGCCAGGATGTCCCGATCGCTGCGGTTGAGGGCATGGACGTGGATGTCGACGATCACAGTTCTCTCACCGCCTCTTCCATGCGCGCCAGGGTGTCGTCGATGTCGGCGTCCTGGTGGCTGTAGGTGACATACGGGATATCGTAGAGGGAGACGCCGTGCTTGTAGGCGGCGCGGAAGAAACGCGCCGGCAGGTCGTCGGCCGCATCCCGATCGAAGCAGAACTGGATGCAGGGCCAGAGCCCGCGCATTCGGCACGGCACGCCGTGCTCCTTGCACAGATTCTCGACGCCCGTCCAGACCCGCTCGCCCATCCGCCACAGGTGCTCGACCACGGGCTCGTCCAGGTACGTGCGGATGCAGGCCTTCGCGGCGGCCAGCGTCAGCGCCTCGCCGCCGTAGGTCGAGGACACGATGGCGCGGTCCAACTTCTCCATGATCTCGGCCCGGCCGCAGTAGACGCCGAGCGGCATGCCGTTGGCCACGCCCTTGGCGAAGACGGCCAGGTCGGGCGTGACGCCGAAGTGCTCCTGCACGCCGCCGTTGGCGATGCGGAAGCCGGTCACGATCTCGTCGAATACCAGGACCACCCCGTACCTGT belongs to Candidatus Brocadiaceae bacterium and includes:
- a CDS encoding amidohydrolase family protein, yielding MIVDIHVHALNRSDRDILAEITRQCRVNGVSVALVSLGGSAAAYPESDVVARANDIAAKFVEDSNGLGRFLAYLSPQDPRWRDELDRCVNDLGAIGVKILNSFQDAAGSFDNAVRVIREAGRRGLPVLMHTFQATGGNPPGNITITDFAYLAEACPDTQVIAAHAGGNWRHSLGVLRDRLPNAHVDCCGYYPERMLVDSLVADLGAERVLFGSDLIGRSQASQMAKVVFADIPDAARKLVLGGNAARVFGLEEVPPGPAGPLRPLEGLPDSSVEHFCFVGQWPYYDGPWVTPQELDDLLGAAGIQTAYTGDFSTLFRQDLERANNQFLEAARGCRRIAPLATLSPLATNWRSTLRRLRDGFAGVLVFPYMHNWQLDAPEHADFFRALADA